A DNA window from Aspergillus nidulans FGSC A4 chromosome I contains the following coding sequences:
- a CDS encoding uncharacterized protein (transcript_id=CADANIAT00007366): protein MNQIMHQFFARDDAKDDGLSESMVDLLISLLVLVLLGIVLICTLLVLRRRRLNRQQSELPVHNGQCSTHHRSVTISAPPYAKTESVFVIDEKRNLMENSSSPPPSPVPEIRITFPEEEDESGKRKSGRVVVVRISEAGSVGLEPYNDQLPPYQSTDADRFQSLDIERMGGLKEKDDTKRWG, encoded by the coding sequence ATGAACCAAATAATGCACCAATTTTTTGCGAGGGATGACGCCAAGGATGACGGCTTATCTGAGTCCATGGTCGATCTGCTGATCTCGCTGTTGGTTCTTGTCCTGCTGGGTATTGTCCTGATTTGCACCCTCCTCGTTCTTCGACGCAGGCGGTTGAATCGGCAGCAGTCCGAATTACCCGTACATAATGGTCAATGCTCGACGCATCATCGCAGCGTCACCATCTCTGCGCCGCCATACGCAAAAACCGAGTCTGTGTTTGTTATCGATGAGAAGCGCAACCTGATGGAGAACTCGTCCAGCCCACCACCCAGCCCCGTACCCGAGATCCGCATCACATttcctgaggaagaggatgagtcTGGAAAGCGCAAGTCCGGCAGAGTTGTGGTAGTAAGGATAAGTGAAGCCGGTAGCGTTGGCCTTGAGCCGTACAATGACCAACTTCCACCATATCAGTCAACCGATGCAGACCGCTTCCAGTCCCTGGACATCGAACGAATGGGTggattgaaagagaaggatgacACGAAGCGCTGGGGATAA
- a CDS encoding mannose-ethanolamine phosphotransferase GPI13 (transcript_id=CADANIAT00007367) has translation MSSRNDSSTADAFNKPGLLNSSPGPSDPPRTQSAKMLSHMQSRTANKSRLKDDHVEKLEREFKYKHLSLLGVFVWILLLHVVGIFFFTKGFLLTRMVLENKSSCDDLPFDDSRSVPNQSNREGCWHPKSFDKAIVIIIDALRYDFTVPFAPNAESESAQLFHDNIPVLYETAVNSPQNAFLLPFIADPPTTTLQRLKGLTTGTLPTFVDAGSNFAGTAIDEDNIVAQLHAAGKSIVQLGDDTWQALFPDYFNADLTRPFDSFNVWDLHTVDNGVNENLFPLLEPQNYTKWDVIFGHYLGVDHAGHRYGPSHPAMAAKLSQMDQVIRDLIDRIDDTTLLVVMGDHGMDSKGDHGGESDDEVDAALWMYSKKGVFGRTSQETIMPPKYARERFVPQIDLVPTLSLLMGLPIPFNNLGSPIEEAFIGTSGSDWENLVNVNRLSSAQIKRYQQAYARNRGSEDSGNSGSMEYWETAERQWQAHHGRPNPKSFVSINEAYKQYQRHTLQACRRLWASFDVPSMMQGIGVLLAGIVLLVFYARGVQSDRTLLTGPLLSRVGLGSILGALVGTLMAILGLTEIKVLELSALLAAVGSICGASVAIFGSSQRLSLPLPNSLWGWLAILFTVSQSIGFASNSYTIWEDEILLFFLSTFGVVAGVSSMRQQSTTDRVLGVYHSIVFVILGRIASLSRLCREEQMPFCRSTYYASSTSSTSAPWQLTIPFLVTLILPTVIKGFYAGSKSYEGAASLWIGIGFRLGLFVTSIFWVLEEIDSKEWLPLSDESLKTVRVFLAQLVLGLAFAAGTTAFTYSKPCVSISVAQTNTEPEPKRPSLGEQQLPRTTVTILGFGNVHGTRFFFLAINFCLAITLMQKPMGQGAMGLLLWQILSLLEILDTNALVTNNSSIGPVVLGLLGSFYYFKTGHQATISSIQWETAFIPLTTVKYPWSPLLVVLNTFGAQILTAIAVPLTVLWKRPLQLNDKSASSTSEKPALRLLSDVAQAAATYILYFATINLATTMWAGHLRRHLMLYRVFSPRFMFGAIVLGVVDVVLILFSIAGVRWSTLSVGEIFGW, from the exons ATGAGCTCGCGCAATGATAGCTCTACCGCCGATGCGTTCAACAAACCCGGGCTCTTGAATTCGTCACCCGGGCCTTCCGACCCTCCCAGAACACAGAGCGCAAAGATGTTGTCTCACATGCAGTCTCGTACGGCGAATAAGAGCAGATTAAAGGATGACCATGTGGAAAAGCTGGAACGGGAGTTCAAATATAAGCACCTGAGTCTGCTTGGTGTGTTTGTCTGGATATT ACTCTTACATGTTGTCGGTATCTTTTTTTTCACCAAAGGCTTTCTCCTCACTAGAATGGTGTTGGAAAATAAGTCGTCCTGTGATGATCTTCCTTTCGACGACTCGCGCTCTGTACCGAATCAGTCAAACCGTGAAGGATGCTGGCACCCAAAATCATTCGACAAGGCCATTGTTATTATAATCGATGCTTTGCGCTACGATTTTACAGTTCCGTTTGCGCCAAATGCCGAATCTGAGAGCGCCCAGCTCTTCCACGACAACATCCCAGTGCTCTATGAAACAGCCGTCAACTCGCCGCAAAAtgctttcctccttcccttcaTTGCGGACCCACCAACTACTACTTTGCAGCGGTTGAAGGGATTGACAACAGGGACGTTGCCTACGTTTGTCGATGCGGGATCCAATTTTGCCGGCACAGCAATTGACGAAGACAACATCGTTGCTCAGCTCCACGCGGCAGGGAAAAGCATTGTGCAGCTTGGCGACGATACCTGGCAAGCCCTTTTCCCAGATTATTTCAATGCCGACCTTACCCGGCCGTTTGATTCATTCAATGTATGGGACTTGCATACTGTTGACAATGGAGTCAATGAAAACCTATTCCCTCTCTTGGAACCTCAGAATTATACGAAGTGGGACGTGATTTTTGGTCACTACCTCGGGGTCGACCACGCTGGTCACCGATATGGCCCGAGTCATCCTGCTATGGCAGCAAAACTGAGTCAGATGGACCAAGTTATCCGGGACCTCATTGATAGAATCGACGATACTACGCTACTGGTCGTGATGGGTGATCATGGAATGGACTCAAAAGGCGACCACGGCGGCGAATCTGATGACGAAGTTGATGCTGCATTATGGATGTATTCTAAGAAAGGGGTTTTTGGACGTACCAGCCAGGAAACAATTATGCCACCAAAGTACGCTCGCGAAAGATTTGTTCCCCAGATCGACCTTGTTCCGACCCTCTCATTGCTTATGGGGCTTCCCATTCCTTTTAACAACCTGGGCTCGCCAATCGAGGAAGCGTTCATTGGCACTAGTGGAAGTGACTGGGAAAATCTGGTAAATGTGAATCGCCTATCTTCCGCGCAGATCAAgcgatatcagcaagcataTGCCAGAAACCGCGGGTCAGAAGACAGTGGGAATTCTGGATCAATGGAATATTGGGAAACGGCGGAAAGGCAGTGGCAAGCTCATCATGGTAGACCCAACCCGAAGAGCTTCGTCTCAATCAATGAGGCATACAAGCAGTATCAACGGCATACCCTCCAAGCCTGCCGCAGACTATGGGCAAGTTTTGATGTGCCAAGCATGATGCAAGGAATTGGAGTACTCCTTGCAGGCATTGTTTTACTTGTTTTCTATGCTCGTGGAGTGCAGTCTGACCGAACGCTACTTACAGGCCCGTTACTTTCCCGCGTGGGACTAGGATCCATCCTGGGCGCTTTGGTTGGCACCCTAATGGCCATTCTTGGGTTGACTGAGATAAAAGTGCTTGAGTTATCGGCTCTACTGGCTGCCGTCGGGAGCATCTGTGGCGCTTCGGTCGCAATCTTCGGTAGCTCACAGCGCTTATCGCTGCCTTTACCGAACTCACTTTGGGGTTGGCTTGCCATTCTATTCACCGTCAGTCAGTCTATTGGCTTCGCATCCAATTCTTATACGATTTGGGAGGATGAGATCTTACtattctttctttctacGTTCGGAGTTGTTGCCGGCGTCTCTTCCATGCGCCAACAGTCAACAACGGACAGGGTTCTCGGGGTCTACCATTCAATCGTGTTCGTCATATTAGGAAGGATAGCATCTCTATCTCGCCTTTGCCGTGAGGAGCAAATGCCATTCTGCCGCTCGACTTACTATGCCTCTAgcacatcttcaacctccgCTCCGTGGCAGCTGACTATTCCATTCCTCGTGACGCTCATCTTGCCAACAGTCATCAAAGGTTTCTATGCCGGATCGAAGTCCTATGAAGGAGCGGCCAGTCTGTGGATTGGTATTGGTTTCCGTCTAGGACTGTTTGTCACCTCAATCTTCTGGGTCCTGGAGGAAATCGACAGCAAAGAATGGCTACCTCTCAGCGATGAAAGTCTGAAGACAGTCAGGGTATTCTTAGCCCAGCTTGTCCTCGgccttgcttttgctgctggcaCAACGGCTTTCACGTACTCAAAACCGTGCGTGAGCATCAGCGTGGCACAAACAAATACAGAGCCCGAACCGAAGCGTCCCTCGCTCGGCGAACAACAACTCCCAAGAACTACGGTCACAATCCTTGGCTTCGGCAACGTTCATGGCacccgcttcttcttcctcgcaaTCAATTTTTGTCTAGCCATCACCCTCATGCAGAAGCCCATGGGCCAAGGCGCCATGGGCCTCCTCCTCTGGCaaatcctttctcttcttgaaaTCCTTGACACAAACGCTCTCGTCACCAACAACTCCTCCATCGGCCCTGTcgtcctcggcctcctcggcTCCTTTTACTATTTCAAAACAGGCCACCAGGCAACCATTAGCAGCATTCAGTGGGAAACGGCATTCATCCCCCTCACAACCGTCAAGTATCCCTGGTCCccgctcctcgtcgtcctcaaCACCTTTGGCGCGCAGATTCTTACCGCTATTGCTGTCCCCTTGACCGTTTTATGGAAACGGCCCCTTCAACTCAACGATAagagcgcctcctccacctccgaAAAGCCAGCCCTCAGACTCCTCTCCGACGTTGCTCAGGCTGCGGCGACATATATACTTTACTTTGCGACGATCAACCTCGCCACGACAATGTGGGCGGGTcatctccgccgccacctTATGCTCTACCGTGTTTTCAGCCCGCGGTTTATGTTTGGTGCAATTGTTCTGGGTGTTGTAGATGTCGTccttattctcttctccattgCTGGTGTGCGGTGGAGTACACTCAGTGTTGGAGAAATTTTTGGTTGGTGA
- a CDS encoding putative GTPase activating protein (Tsc2) (transcript_id=CADANIAT00007368): MPSDDVSFPPRSKYSTSSFADVFRSLSASRAKSFPATPLSDSSNSVHDDTDGHTSFWNASGFDSMHRGSVVSSSSDASGGRDFETSVKLLAQKQNLGHACDEAEQVAKALQWYTPEQALGLWEAGSHLLHHEGSPDARRSGSLLLVSLSARQDLSPAARRTVFDSIASESEPDVIPARAQALISLSDHGRRLEFATSSLLPLISSFIVPLYEIISSARAKARKAKVGKANGLAYEDSVLDDLLQFAVDLITLQRKQPESDEVRELLDQIFIICRKTSVAADIKHSLAVFDAVILYGNVPDGSFTPMLELLCSIHASVRSLSGPTSRAVRNLAKSRRKHEMVATLHSFLLESNGENCQNLNVLRGAVYVFADLIRAHGQEGIAQLQFEPLMNSLQVVLQKNDGRLEADILELCLNTLEGEFAQVTLTQDWTGFVSILNFCSRRVVEEPETSATKPLSPDSPQSRGSVIDDVKPNILANIVQIASAVGSLWDSLNGQQRLEITNFLSNVCQHIEPTQAELILNTMRTEKLCDPQTSGWVQCCQQVINYFVRDRSKPTEVRITALEILKEAFHGYESMVLFHKERLLDLMLEDFSNEDSILFLESLVSFLVDNIVPSCDDTAFKSLIDIISSPMAKDSNPGESEPVQVSPPEGRSLSFALEASLANVCALGLVRTFLRSLNLSAAKAIKVYEALLKIAESSDRPLDSRLTALKMLFRLRCDSSGSIIVISVPEDDFRMSISGRNLEVGSLTNDLEDATGDYIADNDPGLSSTQKRHPTRATSSSALSRSTGRITNYNQRVPKLSHPVWAYAAPQVLPEEPPDGSSPFLYARATPNTSPQLDSEPAQRIALKANVWLETIIILLQRETNWDIYSYVLTHLAPQLQNKDLFDNAVPQIKLLRSILCDQIKNDSFREPPIYTGVKKSDVAGYIFDSLCVLISYHEHFAKSEEDELVRSFMMGIIGSWGGTSRGCIHALSVCCHEIPLSVTKALNGILDKISKLITLSNLAVHILEFLALLARLPEVYINLREEEIRTVFGICIRLLQTSREHRLKATEAPNRNPQGAARTGSVVGETAALPGNEMSEPSTQDAMSTYIYTSTHHVMIFWFLSLKLQDRAKHINWITSRLIFTDEHGKETLEEQSQVFLDLMQRVAFSDLGETIPYATFPPSPEDGPVIKRSWIVGMSIVTLETAGVSGLTQITKRQASGTTYAMYQQRTAPILPHQIPISHDAHLHSDSMHTNVLPSHIMLQLTATAFPTPTTIQPIPLPDDDITRRALSTFDRNDIVDGHKIGVIYIDDGQTTEAEILSNTVGSPDYEYFLSQLGTKVSLKEARFNTQGLHAETDGEFTYAWRDRVTEIVYHVATMMPTNFDSDPSCILKKSHIGNDFVNIIFNRSNTPFNFNTIPSQFNFFNIVVSPVSRLTQGDKMASAAASNPENMFYCVKVMSKPGFPEISPAASPKIISGKNLAPFVRILALNASVFSLVWNSQGEHISSWRNRLREIKRLRERVLGSQSQNADTLDATYPTQRRNTKANIFSEEVPVRTSSGKSEISTDWNATADSNILQNLDFSRWAK, translated from the coding sequence ATGCCTTCTGACGATGTTTCATTCCCGCCGCGCTCCAAATACTCAACATCTAGCTTTGCGGACGTTTTCAGGTCGTTAAGCGCTTCCCGGGCGAAATCGTTTCCCGCAACCCCATTGTCGGACAGCAGCAACTCCGTTCACGACGACACGGATGGACACACAAGCTTTTGGAACGCATCAGGATTTGACTCAATGCATCGTGGAAGTGtggtttcaagctcctcgGATGCTTCGGGGGGTCGGGATTTTGAGACGTCCGTCAAGTTACTGGCGCAGAAGCAGAATCTAGGCCATGCCTGTGACGAAGCGGAACAAGTGGCTAAGGCCCTTCAGTGGTATACCCCGGAGCAAGCTCTCGGTCTCTGGGAAGCTGGTTCGCACCTTTTACACCATGAAGGTTCTCCCGACGCTCGACGCAGTGGCTCCCTTTTGCTAGTGTCCCTCTCAGCTCGACAGGACCTTTCCCCCGCAGCTCGGCGCACCGTTTTTGACTCCATAGCATCTGAATCCGAGCCCGATGTTATCCCAGCCCGCGCCCAAGCCCTGATATCGCTGTCAGACCATGGCAGGCGTTTGGAATTCGCTACTTCGTCACTTCTGCCCTTAATTTCCTCATTCATAGTTCCGTTATACGAAATCATCTCCTCAGCACGGGCGAAAGCAAGAAAAGCCAAGGTCGGAAAAGCGAATGGGCTTGCCTACGAAGATAGTGTATTGGATGATCTTTTACAATTCGCGGTTGATCTCATTACCCTTCAGCGAAAGCAACCAGAGAGTGATGAGGTTCGAGAATTGTTGGATCAGATTTTCATAATTTGCAGGAAGACGAGTGTTGCAGCCGATATCAAACATTCCTTGGCCGTTTTTGATGCAGTTATCCTATATGGAAATGTGCCTGATGGAAGTTTTACTCCCATGCTTGAGCTACTTTGTAGCATTCATGCGTCCGTGAGATCCCTGTCAGGCCCTACATCAAGGGCTGTTCGAAATTTGGCAAAGTCTAGAAGAAAACACGAAATGGTGGCTACCCTTCACTCATTTTTGCTCGAGTCAAACGGGGAAAACTGTCAGAATCTTAACGTTTTGCGCGGCGCAGTGTACGTTTTCGCTGACCTTATCCGTGCACATGGCCAGGAAGGTATAGCACAACTGCAGTTCGAACCTCTGATGAACTCCCTTCAAGTGGTCCTCCAAAAGAATGATGGCCGATTAGAGGCAGATATTTTGGAGCTATGTTTGAACACTTTGGAGGGAGAGTTCGCTCAAGTTACTTTAACACAAGACTGGACAGGCTTTGTCAGTATCCTCAATTTCTGTTCTAGAAGGGTTGTTGAGGAACCTGAAACGAGTGCTACAAAACCACTCAGCCCAGATTCACCTCAGTCAAGGGGTAGTGTCATCGATGATGTCAAGCCTAATATCTTGGCCAATATTGTTCAAATCGCGTCCGCTGTTGGATCTTTATGGGACAGCTTGAATGGACAGCAGAGACTGGAAATCACAAACTTCTTATCCAACGTTTGCCAGCACATTGAGCCAACTCAAGCTGAACTGATTCTAAACACCATGAGGACTGAGAAGCTTTGCGATCCCCAGACCTCAGGATGGGTTCAATGCTGTCAGCAAGTGATTAACTACTTCGTCCGTGACCGTAGCAAGCCAACTGAAGTTCGAATCACGGCCCTGGAAATTTTGAAGGAGGCCTTCCATGGCTATGAGTCCATGGTTCTCTTTCATAAAGAGCGGCTTCTGGATCTAATGCTCGAGGACTTCAGTAATGAAGATAGCATTCTATTCCTGGAGTCTTTAGTGTCCTTCCTCGTCGATAATATCGTTCCCTCATGTGATGATACTGCTTTCAAATCCTTGATAGATATCATCAGCTCGCCAATGGCCAAGGATTCGAACCCAGGAGAATCAGAGCCAGTTCAAGTCTCCCCGCCGGAAGGCCGCTCTTTGAGCTTCGCGTTAGAGGCCTCTTTAGCGAATGTCTGCGCTCTTGGCCTAGTGAGAACGTTCCTAAGGTCACTGAATCTATCAGCAGCCAAGGCAATAAAAGTTTACGAAGCGCTGTTGAAGATAGCAGAATCTTCGGACCGACCTCTAGACTCGCGCTTGACTGCACTCAAAATGCTTTTTAGGCTTCGATGCGATTCTTCAGGCTCCATAATCGTTATCTCGGTGCCCGAGGATGACTTTAGAATGAGCATATCTGGCCGCAACCTTGAAGTTGGTTCTCTTACGAACGATCTCGAAGACGCTACTGGAGATTACATTGCAGATAATGATCCAGGCCTGTCTTCAACTCAAAAAAGGCATCCGACCCGTGCAACATCCTCCAGTGCTCTGTCTAGGTCTACCGGACGTATCACAAACTATAATCAGCGTGTACCGAAGCTGTCTCATCCTGTATGGGCATATGCCGCGCCGCAGGTTTTGCCGGAGGAGCCTCCGGATGGATCCAGTCCGTTTTTATATGCCCGTGCGACACCAAACACATCGCCACAATTAGATTCGGAGCCAGCTCAAAGGATCGCATTGAAAGCGAATGTATGGCTTGAAACGATCATTATTCTACTTCAGCGGGAGACGAACTGGGACATTTACAGCTACGTTCTTACCCACCTGGCACCTCAACTTCAGAACAAAGATTTATTTGACAACGCTGTCCCTCAAATCAAGCTGCTACGCAGCATTCTGTGCGATCAGATCAAAAATGACTCTTTCCGTGAACCCCCGATATATACCGGCGTGAAAAAGTCTGACGTGGCTGGCTATATCTTTGATTCTCTCTGCGTGTTGATAAGCTATCACGAGCACTTTGCAaagagtgaggaggatgaactTGTTCGCTCATTTATGATGGGCATCATTGGGTCTTGGGGAGGCACTTCCCGGGGTTGTATACATGCACTCTCCGTTTGCTGTCATGAAATTCCGCTCTCAGTCACCAAGGCTTTGAATGGAATTCTTGACAAAATCTCCAAGCTCATTACGCTGTCCAATCTGGCTGTCCATATATTGGAGTTCTTGGCGCTTCTTGCACGACTGCCCGAAGTCTACATCAACCTGCGTGAAGAGGAAATCCGCACCGTCTTTGGAATATGCATTCGACTCTTGCAGACCTCCCGAGAGCATAGACTCAAGGCCACCGAAGCACCGAACAGGAACCCCCAAGGCGCTGCAAGAACCGGGAGTGTTGTTGGTGAGACTGCAGCTTTGCCCGGCAACGAAATGTCCGAGCCGTCCACTCAAGATGCTATGTCTACATACATTTATACCTCGACACACCACGTCATGATCTTCTGGTTCCTGTCGTTGAAACTACAAGATCGGGCGAAACATATCAACTGGATAACTAGCAGACTCATTTTCACGGATGAGCATGGGAAAGAGACTCTGGAAGAGCAAAGCCAAGTATTCCTTGATTTAATGCAAAGGGTCGCTTTCTCGGATTTGGGTGAGACTATCCCCTATGCCACATTCCCCCCGTCTCCTGAAGATGGGCCGGTTATAAAAAGATCCTGGATTGTGGGCATGAGCATAGTCACTCTGGAGACTGCCGGTGTTTCTGGGTTGACACAAATCACCAAAAGACAAGCATCAGGAACAACTTATGCAATGTATCAACAGCGTACTGCTCCTATCCTGCCTCATCAAATCCCGATTTCCCACGATGCTCATCTGCATTCGGACAGCATGCACACCAATGTCCTTCCCAGTCACATAATGCTTCAACTGACGGCAACGGCTTTCCCCACGCCCACTACAATCCAGCCTATACCACTACCGGATGACGACATCACGCGCCGCGCCCTAAGCACATTTGATCGCAATGATATCGTGGATGGCCACAAGATCGGTGTCATTTATATTGACGACGGTCAGACCACAGAGGCAGAAATCCTCTCGAACACTGTTGGCAGTCCTGATTACGAGTATTTTCTCTCGCAACTCGGTACAAAGGTGTCGCTCAAGGAAGCGAGGTTCAACACTCAGGGTTTGCACGCGGAAACAGATGGGGAATTCACATATGCATGGCGTGACCGTGTCACCGAAATCGTTTACCACGTGGCGACGATGATGCCAACCAATTTCGACAGTGATCCATCCTGCATCCTCAAGAAAAGTCACATAGGGAATGACTTCGTGAACATCATTTTCAATCGTTCCAATACTCCATTCAATTTTAACACGATACCCTCCCAGTTCAATTTCTTCAACATTGTCGTCAGTCCTGTCTCTCGACTCACTCAAGGAGACAAGATGGcttccgcagcagcatcgaACCCTGAGAACATGTTCTACTGCGTCAAAGTAATGAGCAAACCAGGGTTTCCTGAAATCTCCCCTGCTGCGTCGCCAAAAATCATCTCGGGCAAGAATCTCGCCCCGTTTGTGCGCATTCTTGCACTCAATGCTTCGGTGTTCTCCCTCGTTTGGAACAGTCAGGGCGAGCATATTTCATCCTGGCGCAATAGACTGCGTGAGATCAAACGCCTACGGGAACGGGTACTGGGATCACAATCTCAGAACGCGGATACACTGGATGCCACATACCCTACCCAGCGCCGCAACACCAAAGCCAACATCTTCTCCGAAGAGGTGCCGGTCCGTACCAGCTCCGGAAAATCCGAGATCTCAACCGACTGGAACGCGACAGCAGACTCGAATATTCTCCAAAATCTGGACTTTTCGCGCTGGGCTAAGTGA